GCGCGGGGAGGGCTATCGTTCCGTTTCATGGAGACGCCAGACCACGCCACCGACACCCCCGCCGACTCTTCCGGAGCCACCGGGATCGCCACCCAGGACTGGGCCACCGCGGCCGCCGACCCGCAGTACCGCGCCGCGGTCGTGGACCTGCTCGGCGCCCTCGCCTACGGAGAGCTGGCGGCCTTCGAGCGGCTGGCCGAGGACGCGAAGCTCGCGCCGACCCTCGGGGACAAGGCGGAGCTGGCGAAGATGGCCACCGCCGAGTTCCACCACTTCGAGCAGCTGACCGACCGGCTCACCGCGGTCGACGAGGAGCCGACCGCCGCGATGGAGCCGTTCGCCAAGGCGCTCGACGACTTCCACCGCCAGACCGCCCCGTCCGACTGGCTGGAGGGCCTGGTCAAGGCGTACGTCGGCGACTCGATCGCGAGCGACTTCTACCGCGAGGTCGCGGCCCGGCTCGACACCGACACCCGGTCCCTCGTGCTGTCCGTGCTCGACGACACCGGCCACGGGAACTTCGCGGTGGAGAAGGTGCGCGCCGCCATCGAGGCCGACCCGCGGGTCGGCGGGCGGCTCGCGCTGTGGGCCCGCCGGCTGATGGGCGAGGCCCTCTCGCAGGCCCAGCGGGTGGTCGCCGACCGCGACGCCCTCTCGACGATGCTGGTGGGCGGCGTCGCGGACGGCTTCGACCTGGCCGAGGTGGGCCGGATGTTCTCCCGGATCACGGAGGCCCACACCAAGCGGATGGCCGCTCTCGGCCTGGCCGCGTAGGGCTGCGGGCGGGGCTACTGGGCCGCCGCCGACCGGGTGAGGCGGCGGCCGCGTGGTCGGATCAGGAGCGAGAGCGTCACCGCTCCGACCGACACGGCTCCGATCAGGGTCGCCAGGACATGGCCGGGACCCAGCGCGGCATGCGTCAGATACGCGCCGAACAGGGCGCCCAGCGTGCCGGTGAGATAAACCGCACGGCCGGCCGGCAGACGGTCGGCCAGTGATCGGAGCGCCACCCAGGACAGGGCCAGTCCGAGCACGGCGGCGCCGAAGGATTCCCAGATCACAGAGGATCACCTCGCGGGGGGTGTGCGGGGCGGGCAAATCGGTCGTAGGCGGTACTACCCCCCGGCCGCGGCGGGCAACCCTCCGACGGCCCTTCCGACCCGTACGGGAACGGGAGGGGCAGCCTCCCGCACACGACACAGGAGCGGCCCGGCGGGAAGATCCCGCCGGGCCGCTCCTGTGATCAACGCCTCCGTGGACTACAGCGCCCCGAAGCCCACCCGCCGGGTGGTCGGCTCACCGATCTCCACATAAGCGATCCGGTCGGCCGGCACGAGGACCTTGCGGCCCTTGTCGTCCGTGAGGCTCAGCAGCTCCGCCTTGCCGCCCAGTGCCGCGGCGACCGCGCTCTCGACGTCCTCGGCGGAAAGCCCGCTCTCCAGAACGATCTCGCGGGGCGTGTGCTGCACCCCGATCTTGACCTCCACGGCTATGTCCCTCCGACGGTCAGTCCCTGCGCGGCGAACCGCGCCGTACGCAGCCACATTAGCCCGGCGGAAGCGGCGCTCAGGGCCCGACCGGCAACGCCCGCAGCGAACACGGGGTCAGCGGTCCCGGCCCGGAGGGGTCAGTGCTGCTCGACGCCGTGCAGCGGGAAGCCCGCGATGCCCCGCCAGGCCAGCGAGGTGAGGAGCTGCACGGCGGTGTCGCGGGGGATGGAGGACTGGCTGGAGAGCCAGTAGCGGGCCACCACCTGGGAGACGCCGCCGAGTCCGACCGCCAGCAGCATGGACTCGTCCTTGGACAGGCCCGTGTCTCCGGCGATCACGTCCGAGATGGCCTCGGCGCACTGGAGGGACACCCGGTCCACCCGCTCGCGCACGGCGGGCTCGTTGGTCAGGTCGGACTCGAAGACCAGCCGGAACGCGCCGCCCTCGTCCTCCACGTACGCGAAGTAGGCGTCCATCGTCGCCTCGACGCGCAGCTTGTTGTCCGTCGTCGAGGCCAGCGCCGTGCGGACCGCCTGGAGCAGCGACTCGCAGTGCTGGTCGAGCAGGGCCAGGTAGAGCTCCAGTTTCCCGGGGAAGTGCTGGTAGAGCACCGGCTTGCTGACCCCGGCCCGCTCGGCGATGTCGTCCATCGCCGCGGAGTGGTAGCCCTGCGCGACGAAGACCTCCTGTGCGGCGCCCAGCAGCTGGTTGCGTCGGGCGCGGCGGGGCAGGCGGGTGCCCCGCGGGCGCGCCGCCTCTGTCTGCTCGATGGCTGTCACGCCGCCTCCCAAATATGTGTTCCAGCACAGCCGGTCCGTGCACGCTGCGCCGTACAGCCATCGTACTTTTGGGTAACCCGGGTATGCGCGGCGCGGACGCAGAATTTCATGGACCGGACGGCTGTGGAAGCCACAGTTCTTTGCGGTCGTGAGTAAACCGG
This sequence is a window from Streptomyces parvus. Protein-coding genes within it:
- a CDS encoding DUF3107 domain-containing protein, which translates into the protein MEVKIGVQHTPREIVLESGLSAEDVESAVAAALGGKAELLSLTDDKGRKVLVPADRIAYVEIGEPTTRRVGFGAL
- a CDS encoding ferritin-like fold-containing protein, coding for METPDHATDTPADSSGATGIATQDWATAAADPQYRAAVVDLLGALAYGELAAFERLAEDAKLAPTLGDKAELAKMATAEFHHFEQLTDRLTAVDEEPTAAMEPFAKALDDFHRQTAPSDWLEGLVKAYVGDSIASDFYREVAARLDTDTRSLVLSVLDDTGHGNFAVEKVRAAIEADPRVGGRLALWARRLMGEALSQAQRVVADRDALSTMLVGGVADGFDLAEVGRMFSRITEAHTKRMAALGLAA
- a CDS encoding TetR/AcrR family transcriptional regulator, which codes for MTAIEQTEAARPRGTRLPRRARRNQLLGAAQEVFVAQGYHSAAMDDIAERAGVSKPVLYQHFPGKLELYLALLDQHCESLLQAVRTALASTTDNKLRVEATMDAYFAYVEDEGGAFRLVFESDLTNEPAVRERVDRVSLQCAEAISDVIAGDTGLSKDESMLLAVGLGGVSQVVARYWLSSQSSIPRDTAVQLLTSLAWRGIAGFPLHGVEQH